In Lagenorhynchus albirostris chromosome 14, mLagAlb1.1, whole genome shotgun sequence, one DNA window encodes the following:
- the LOC132504252 gene encoding uncharacterized LOC128125816 homolog, producing MPASTTIHVLQLLRELLAFVLLSYTVLIGALLLAGWTTYFLVLK from the coding sequence ATGCCGGCCTCGACCACTATCCACGTGCTGCAGCTGCTGCGGGAGCTGCTGGCCTTCGTGCTCCTCAGCTACACGGTGCTCATCGGGGCGCTGCTGCTGGCCGGCTGGACCACCTATTTCCTGGTGCTGAAGTGA